The Mammaliicoccus sciuri genome window below encodes:
- a CDS encoding biotin--[acetyl-CoA-carboxylase] ligase: MSKYKREIIKYLYQNNEYLSGQQIAETLNCSRVTVKKVIDQLRKEGFEIESISNKGYKISEIPTTWQEDIVNITLQDQSILNHAIVQTQVDSTQLLAKSRVNDIDHDFIVLSDEQTNGRGRFQREWSSLKSKGLWMSVVLRPDIPIQRMSTFNLFISLAIQEVIEQHYDIQSKIKWPNDIYIADKKVCGFLTEMIADTDGVNAIICGIGINLNQTQEDFDQAGQSRATSLKIENEQSIEPYQFLKLLIEAIELRYNQFLELPFSDIKALYKSKSMIWDKKLTYTEGKKQVFGRAIDIQDNGFLTVISDDGQLHQFMSADIEI; this comes from the coding sequence AAATTGTTCACGTGTAACAGTTAAAAAAGTCATCGATCAATTGAGAAAAGAAGGTTTTGAAATTGAGTCTATTTCTAATAAGGGATATAAAATCTCAGAAATCCCTACAACTTGGCAAGAAGACATTGTGAACATTACACTTCAAGATCAAAGTATATTGAATCATGCAATTGTTCAAACACAAGTAGATTCAACACAATTGTTAGCCAAGTCTCGTGTAAATGACATTGATCATGACTTTATTGTTTTGAGTGATGAACAAACAAATGGGAGAGGGCGTTTCCAAAGAGAATGGTCATCTCTTAAAAGTAAAGGACTTTGGATGTCAGTTGTATTACGTCCAGATATTCCAATTCAAAGAATGTCGACTTTCAATCTATTTATAAGTCTTGCCATTCAAGAAGTGATTGAACAGCATTATGACATTCAAAGTAAAATTAAATGGCCAAATGATATTTATATAGCCGATAAAAAAGTTTGTGGCTTTTTAACAGAAATGATTGCAGATACAGATGGCGTTAATGCGATTATTTGTGGCATTGGTATAAATTTAAACCAAACACAAGAAGATTTCGATCAAGCTGGTCAATCACGTGCCACAAGCTTAAAAATAGAGAATGAACAATCTATAGAACCTTATCAATTTTTAAAATTATTAATAGAAGCTATTGAACTGAGATATAATCAATTTTTAGAATTACCATTCAGTGACATTAAAGCGTTATATAAAAGTAAAAGTATGATTTGGGACAAAAAATTAACTTATACAGAAGGTAAAAAACAAGTATTTGGTCGAGCAATTGATATACAAGATAATGGGTTCTTAACCGTGATATCTGATGATGGTCAATTACACCAATTTATGAGTGCAGATATCGAAATATAG
- a CDS encoding helicase C-terminal domain-containing protein: protein MAQRYAVVDLETTGNQIQYDEIIQIGITFIENNQITDTYHSYVKTDLEIPSFIQALTNINELDLEEAPYFEEISQSLFNLLKDCVFVAHNVLFDLNFLKSHFEKHQIQFEPKLTIDTMELFKIAFPNEESYQLSELSQSLQVDLNQAHSAYEDAKATALLFIKAIQKLNGLPIDTIKQLYYLSKSLKYDLKDVLFEIVRTHQGAETHNRNIKKYQNIHYLKQMPIHHSSNRTSITLDEAYDRILKTFNFDYRKEQYQLVQQLFDSLMHNENALIEAPLGSGKSMSFVLAALLYYLETGEHILVSTHTKLLQNQLLEQEFNKVLNALDLDLKAMIIKSKDHYISLGLILNILQDDTDNYEATILKMQLLVWILETETGDIEELHLKGGQKVFFEQKRTTYVPFKNDIHYYQFIKESAQHVEIGITNHAHLLQHSTEDTVYQLFKHIIVDEAHRIQDYALNQVTDDLNYQHIKYHLGLLGKNEQEKLFKRLDKLENRRVIEQYPIEPIDIYQLKRDIDLLHEQNEQLFDDLMAQISDKHQESHEDDKQIHYFYDIDVANISEIFKRQISTINQILSRFKSYSHAHVKAFKKELIYIYHQYTKIYNMIKSGQVPFVSIKKISQKSTLSLFVKKAEVKDLLNEVFIEQFNSNIFISGTLTVNHSFTSFKSMFPEDIQFNTYYLNDIYDLKNQATCFVPQNMPTYQYHQQDDYIETIVSYLSTFVSETNQKCLVLFTNYAMLYQAYRYMEELEIFDDYVVLMQQQHSHVYKLVQQFNQFDKTILLGTLSFFEGFDYQSSGIKCVMMTKLPFIHQDDPRYHLMKDEFDNPFKDFVLPDAVTKFRQGIGRLIRNKNDQGLLICFDRRILDSNYSKYFINALGEIPVIEGDLNKFQDKLRKYPNR from the coding sequence ATGGCGCAAAGATACGCTGTTGTAGATTTAGAAACAACCGGAAACCAAATTCAATATGATGAAATCATTCAAATTGGGATAACATTTATAGAAAATAACCAAATTACCGATACATATCATTCATATGTCAAAACGGATTTGGAAATTCCATCTTTCATTCAAGCATTAACCAATATTAATGAATTAGACTTAGAAGAAGCTCCGTACTTCGAAGAAATCAGTCAATCATTATTTAACTTGTTGAAAGATTGTGTATTTGTCGCGCATAATGTTCTATTTGATTTAAACTTTCTCAAATCCCATTTCGAAAAGCATCAAATACAATTTGAACCTAAATTAACGATTGATACGATGGAATTGTTTAAAATCGCATTTCCAAACGAAGAAAGCTATCAGTTAAGTGAACTGAGTCAATCTCTACAAGTTGATTTAAACCAAGCGCATAGTGCTTATGAAGATGCTAAAGCAACTGCACTATTATTTATCAAAGCCATTCAAAAATTAAATGGTCTTCCGATTGATACCATTAAACAACTTTATTATTTATCTAAATCTTTAAAGTATGATTTAAAAGACGTTCTATTTGAAATTGTTAGAACACATCAAGGTGCCGAAACGCATAATCGCAATATTAAAAAGTACCAGAACATTCATTATTTAAAACAAATGCCTATCCATCATTCAAGTAATCGTACATCTATTACACTAGATGAAGCTTATGATAGAATACTTAAAACATTTAACTTCGATTATCGTAAAGAACAATATCAACTCGTTCAACAATTGTTCGATTCATTAATGCATAACGAGAATGCTTTAATTGAAGCACCGCTTGGTAGTGGTAAATCGATGAGCTTTGTGCTCGCTGCATTATTGTATTATTTAGAAACTGGTGAACATATTCTCGTTTCAACACATACGAAGTTACTCCAAAATCAACTTCTAGAACAAGAATTTAATAAAGTCTTAAATGCATTAGATTTAGATTTAAAAGCGATGATTATTAAAAGTAAAGATCATTATATTTCGCTTGGTTTAATCTTGAATATATTACAAGACGATACAGACAACTATGAAGCGACAATTTTAAAAATGCAGTTACTTGTATGGATTCTTGAAACGGAAACAGGTGACATTGAAGAGCTCCATCTTAAAGGTGGTCAAAAAGTCTTCTTTGAACAAAAACGCACGACTTATGTACCATTTAAAAATGATATACATTACTACCAATTTATTAAAGAGAGTGCGCAGCATGTAGAGATTGGTATAACAAATCACGCGCACTTGTTACAACATAGTACAGAAGATACGGTATATCAATTGTTCAAACATATTATTGTTGATGAAGCACATCGCATTCAAGATTACGCACTTAATCAAGTGACAGATGATTTAAATTACCAACATATTAAATATCATCTCGGTTTATTAGGTAAAAATGAGCAAGAAAAATTATTTAAACGATTAGATAAATTAGAAAATAGAAGAGTCATTGAACAATATCCAATTGAACCAATCGATATTTATCAACTGAAACGTGATATTGATTTACTGCACGAACAAAACGAACAATTATTTGATGATTTAATGGCTCAAATTTCTGATAAGCATCAAGAATCACATGAAGATGATAAACAAATTCATTACTTCTATGATATTGATGTCGCGAATATATCTGAAATATTTAAACGACAAATTAGTACAATCAATCAAATATTATCTAGATTTAAATCATACTCACACGCACATGTTAAAGCGTTCAAGAAAGAGTTAATTTATATTTATCATCAATATACTAAAATTTATAACATGATTAAGTCTGGTCAAGTGCCATTCGTATCCATTAAGAAAATATCTCAGAAATCTACACTTTCACTTTTTGTTAAAAAAGCAGAAGTAAAAGATTTACTGAATGAAGTGTTTATTGAACAATTTAATAGCAATATTTTCATTTCTGGGACATTAACGGTTAATCATTCATTTACATCATTTAAATCTATGTTTCCTGAAGACATTCAATTTAACACTTATTATTTAAATGATATTTACGACTTGAAAAATCAAGCAACATGTTTTGTACCGCAAAATATGCCGACTTATCAATATCATCAACAAGATGACTATATTGAAACGATTGTTAGTTATTTATCAACATTTGTAAGTGAAACAAATCAAAAATGTTTAGTACTGTTTACGAACTATGCGATGTTGTATCAAGCATACCGATACATGGAAGAACTTGAAATCTTTGATGATTATGTCGTCTTAATGCAGCAACAACATTCACATGTGTACAAACTCGTACAACAGTTTAACCAATTTGATAAAACGATTTTACTAGGTACTTTATCATTCTTTGAAGGATTTGATTATCAATCTTCAGGTATTAAATGTGTCATGATGACGAAGTTACCGTTTATACATCAAGATGATCCACGATACCATTTAATGAAAGATGAATTTGACAATCCATTTAAAGACTTTGTCTTACCAGACGCTGTAACTAAATTCAGACAAGGTATCGGACGATTAATTCGAAACAAGAACGACCAAGGTTTATTAATTTGCTTTGATAGAAGAATATTAGATAGCAATTATAGTAAATACTTTATTAATGCATTAGGTGAAATACCTGTTATCGAAGGCGATTTAAATAAATTCCAAGATAAACTAAGAAAATATCCAAACAGATAG
- the asnS gene encoding asparagine--tRNA ligase, which produces MNITIKQAKDYVNQEVTIGAWIANKRSSGKIAFLQLRDGTGFMQGVVVKAEVSEDIFQLAKSLTQETSVYVTGTITEDDRSKFGYEMQVSGVEVISESHDYPITPKNHGTEFLMDHRHLWLRSKRQHAVMKIRNEIIRATYEFFNESGFTKIDPPILTGSAPEGTSELFHTKYFDEDAFLSQSGQLYLEAAAMAHNRVFSFGPTFRAEKSKTRRHLIEFWMIEGEMAFMKHDQSLEVQENYVHHIVKAVLANCKLELELLERDTSKLEQVSTPFPRITYDDAIKFLHQEGFDDIEWGDDFGSPHETAIANHYDKPVFIINYPTKIKPFYMEPNPENPDTVLCADLIAPEGYGEIIGGSERISDLDLINQRINEHGLDPEAYSYYTDLRKYGSVPHSGFGLGLERTVAWLSGVEHVRETAPFPRLLNRLYP; this is translated from the coding sequence ATGAATATTACGATTAAACAAGCTAAAGATTATGTCAATCAAGAAGTGACAATCGGTGCTTGGATTGCAAACAAGCGATCAAGTGGGAAAATAGCATTTTTACAATTAAGAGACGGAACAGGATTTATGCAAGGGGTTGTTGTGAAAGCTGAAGTATCAGAAGACATCTTCCAATTAGCTAAATCATTAACGCAAGAAACATCTGTTTATGTTACGGGTACAATTACAGAAGATGACCGTTCTAAATTTGGCTATGAAATGCAAGTAAGTGGTGTAGAAGTCATTTCAGAATCACATGATTATCCAATCACACCGAAAAATCATGGTACAGAATTCTTAATGGATCACAGACATTTATGGTTACGTTCTAAACGTCAACATGCCGTTATGAAAATTAGAAACGAAATTATTCGTGCGACATATGAATTCTTTAACGAAAGTGGATTCACTAAAATCGATCCACCAATTTTAACAGGTAGTGCACCTGAAGGTACAAGTGAATTGTTCCATACGAAATATTTCGATGAAGATGCATTCTTATCTCAAAGTGGTCAATTATACTTAGAAGCTGCAGCTATGGCGCATAATAGAGTATTTAGTTTCGGTCCGACTTTCAGAGCTGAAAAATCAAAAACAAGAAGACATTTAATTGAATTCTGGATGATCGAAGGCGAAATGGCATTTATGAAACATGACCAAAGCTTAGAAGTTCAAGAAAATTACGTTCATCACATCGTTAAAGCTGTGTTGGCAAATTGTAAATTAGAATTAGAACTTCTTGAAAGAGATACTTCTAAGTTAGAACAAGTTTCAACACCATTCCCAAGAATCACTTACGATGATGCCATTAAATTCTTACATCAAGAAGGATTCGATGATATTGAATGGGGCGACGATTTCGGTTCTCCTCATGAAACAGCAATTGCAAACCATTATGATAAACCAGTATTTATCATTAATTATCCAACAAAAATTAAACCATTCTATATGGAACCAAACCCTGAAAATCCAGACACTGTATTATGTGCAGATTTAATCGCACCAGAAGGTTACGGAGAAATCATTGGTGGTTCTGAAAGAATTAGTGATTTAGATTTAATTAATCAAAGAATTAATGAACATGGTTTAGATCCTGAAGCATATAGTTACTACACTGACTTAAGAAAATACGGAAGTGTACCACATAGTGGATTTGGCTTAGGACTTGAAAGAACAGTAGCATGGTTAAGTGGCGTAGAACACGTTAGAGAAACTGCACCATTCCCACGTTTATTAAATCGATTATATCCATAA
- a CDS encoding DnaD domain-containing protein yields MYTSAMLKEKPVVVQRALFDHYANLGLNEKQFVILIKLLDQENDRNLQPPLEDIQRGTSLSIQEVSHIINQLSQLKIIDIKIEKDDQHKYNEFISFDPMYEQLALIKNEAMQQGTVEDQNLQFKKLFQEFESTFGRPLTPLEVQTLNHWIDTDKHSNELIMSALNEAHSLDKLSIKYIDRILLNWKKKNITTVESSKEESEKFNQTKKVKQNVNLIPTFDWVNGENPYDK; encoded by the coding sequence ATGTATACAAGTGCTATGTTAAAAGAAAAGCCAGTCGTTGTTCAAAGAGCTTTGTTTGATCATTATGCCAATTTAGGATTAAATGAAAAACAATTCGTTATCCTTATTAAATTGCTGGATCAAGAGAATGATCGAAACTTACAGCCTCCACTAGAAGATATCCAACGTGGCACGTCATTATCTATACAAGAAGTAAGTCATATCATCAATCAACTTTCTCAATTAAAAATTATAGACATTAAAATTGAAAAAGATGACCAACATAAATATAATGAATTCATATCATTTGATCCTATGTATGAACAACTCGCATTAATCAAAAATGAAGCAATGCAACAAGGTACAGTAGAAGATCAAAACTTACAATTCAAGAAATTATTCCAAGAATTCGAATCCACTTTCGGTCGACCATTAACACCATTAGAAGTACAAACATTAAACCACTGGATTGATACTGATAAACATTCAAACGAACTTATTATGAGCGCACTTAACGAAGCGCATAGTTTAGACAAACTCAGCATCAAATATATCGACCGTATCTTATTGAACTGGAAGAAGAAGAACATCACGACTGTTGAATCTTCCAAAGAAGAAAGTGAAAAGTTTAATCAAACTAAAAAAGTAAAGCAAAATGTTAATTTAATACCGACTTTTGATTGGGTAAATGGGGAGAATCCTTATGATAAGTAA
- the nth gene encoding endonuclease III, which translates to MISKKKALEMMDVIDEMFPDAECELVHDNPFELTIAVLLSAQCTDILVNKVTKSLFEKYKTPEDYLNVSLEELQNDIRSIGLYRNKAKNIQKLCQSLLDNFNGVVPSTHQELESLAGVGRKTANVVMSVAFGEPSLAVDTHVERVSKRLAICRIKDNVRQVEDRLCSIIPRERWTKSHHQLIFFGRYHCVARKPKCEVCPLFADCREGQKRLKAGLVKVEGA; encoded by the coding sequence ATGATAAGTAAAAAGAAAGCATTAGAAATGATGGATGTTATTGATGAAATGTTTCCAGATGCTGAATGTGAACTCGTTCATGATAATCCATTTGAACTAACAATCGCAGTATTACTTTCTGCACAGTGTACAGACATACTCGTTAACAAAGTGACGAAATCACTTTTTGAAAAGTATAAAACTCCTGAAGATTATTTAAATGTAAGTTTAGAAGAACTACAAAATGACATTCGTTCAATCGGTTTATACCGTAATAAAGCTAAAAATATACAAAAACTTTGTCAGTCATTGCTAGATAATTTTAATGGTGTCGTACCAAGTACACATCAAGAATTAGAATCATTAGCTGGCGTAGGACGTAAAACAGCGAATGTTGTGATGAGTGTAGCATTTGGGGAACCATCATTAGCAGTAGACACACATGTAGAACGCGTATCTAAACGTCTTGCAATATGTAGAATTAAAGACAATGTGCGCCAAGTTGAAGATCGTTTATGTAGCATCATTCCAAGAGAAAGATGGACAAAAAGCCACCATCAGCTTATATTCTTTGGACGCTATCACTGTGTAGCGCGTAAACCGAAATGCGAAGTATGTCCATTATTTGCAGATTGTAGAGAAGGGCAAAAACGTTTAAAAGCTGGGTTAGTAAAGGTTGAAGGCGCATGA
- a CDS encoding YpoC family protein has protein sequence MIQKNDFIELEQQIEPLVKNKKLKTNEAHQLLDQYYHLIIAYIEQINQIETFDIAHIEEYPVIPMNFEERYHYINDRIYHFMGYRQMVTLKEELIRMNARYQIQLKRTAQRESGE, from the coding sequence ATGATACAAAAAAATGATTTCATAGAACTTGAACAACAAATAGAGCCACTTGTTAAAAATAAAAAGCTTAAAACAAATGAAGCGCACCAATTATTAGATCAATATTATCATTTGATCATCGCTTATATAGAACAAATCAATCAAATAGAAACATTTGATATAGCACATATTGAAGAATATCCAGTTATACCAATGAATTTCGAAGAACGCTACCACTATATAAACGATAGAATATATCACTTTATGGGATATAGACAAATGGTAACATTGAAAGAAGAATTAATTAGAATGAATGCGAGATATCAGATTCAACTTAAAAGAACCGCACAACGTGAAAGCGGAGAATAG
- a CDS encoding IS3 family transposase (programmed frameshift) — MYKTRLPVKLYQEIFDLHEKGYSFQNVIDKLNLDISDSVIRFKYKVYKQHGITALINKNRNKIYTREFKEKVVKEYLETNKTYSDLAAYYNISHHATLKNWVVKYTEGKENKSYFPYLEVDTMNTRKTTFEERIEIAKYCIENNRDFNKTAEKYQVNYSQVCNWVKKYEKHGDIGLVDGRGKGKPVEALTREEELELKIKALEQRNKFLQMENGVLKKQEEIERQDESKIKQIAAYKTIEALKDKYPIKWICAALEISRASYYKWKNREVSESERFNNELKDEIFRIYHEHDGIYGYRRIYIYLRLYTKFQVNHKRVYRIMKKYGLKAVIRKKRRQYKLSKPEITSQNILNRKFTTSKVNKVWLTDVTEFKLKNGSKVYLSAIYDLGAKKVISHVVSSQNNNKLVYDTFNKAIIKRNTEGIIFHSDRGFQYTSVLFREMIKNASMKQSMSRVGRCIDNGPMEGFWGLLKSEVFKDKSQTFNDIKHATKQINEYIKFYNSKRISLKMAALIKAQPTY, encoded by the exons ATGTATAAAACTAGACTACCTGTTAAACTGTATCAGGAAATCTTCGATTTGCATGAAAAGGGTTATTCCTTTCAAAATGTAATTGATAAGTTAAATTTAGATATTAGTGATAGTGTGATTCGATTTAAATATAAAGTGTATAAGCAACATGGTATAACAGCACTTATAAATAAGAATCGAAATAAAATCTATACACGCGAATTTAAAGAAAAAGTTGTTAAAGAATATCTAGAGACTAATAAGACGTATTCAGATCTAGCAGCCTATTACAATATTTCACATCATGCTACTTTAAAAAACTGGGTGGTAAAGTATACTGAAGGAAAGGAAAATAAATCTTATTTTCCATATCTGGAGGTAGACACTATGAATACTAGAAAAACAACATTTGAAGAGAGAATTGAAATAGCTAAATATTGTATTGAAAATAATAGAGACTTTAATAAGACAGCTGAAAAGTACCAAGTTAACTATTCACAAGTCTGTAATTGGGTAAAAAAGTATGAAAAACATGGTGATATTGGTTTAGTAGATGGTAGAGGTAAAGGAAAACCAGTTGAAGCTTTAACTAGAGAAGAAGAACTTGAATTAAAAATAAAAGCACTTGAACAAAGAAATAAATTTCTCCAAATGGAGAATGGGGTATTAAAAAAGCAGGAAGAAATAGAGAGGCAG GATGAATCGAAAATCAAGCAAATAGCAGCATACAAGACAATCGAAGCATTAAAAGATAAGTATCCAATCAAATGGATATGCGCCGCACTTGAAATATCGAGAGCAAGTTATTATAAATGGAAAAACAGAGAGGTTTCAGAATCTGAAAGATTCAATAACGAATTAAAAGATGAGATTTTCAGGATTTATCATGAACATGATGGCATATATGGATATCGAAGAATTTATATTTATCTGAGATTATATACTAAATTCCAGGTTAATCATAAACGCGTATATAGAATTATGAAGAAGTATGGATTAAAAGCTGTCATTAGAAAAAAGAGAAGGCAATATAAACTTAGTAAGCCAGAAATCACTTCTCAAAATATCCTAAACAGAAAATTTACAACAAGTAAAGTTAATAAGGTCTGGTTAACAGATGTGACAGAATTTAAATTGAAAAATGGATCTAAAGTGTATTTAAGCGCTATTTATGATTTAGGTGCTAAGAAAGTCATCAGCCATGTAGTCTCATCTCAAAACAATAATAAGCTTGTATACGATACCTTTAACAAAGCCATAATTAAAAGAAATACCGAAGGCATTATATTTCATAGCGACAGAGGATTCCAATATACGAGTGTTCTATTTAGAGAGATGATTAAAAATGCTTCTATGAAGCAAAGCATGTCTCGTGTAGGTAGATGTATTGATAATGGTCCTATGGAAGGCTTTTGGGGGTTACTCAAATCAGAGGTATTCAAAGACAAATCTCAAACATTCAATGATATAAAACACGCCACAAAGCAAATAAATGAATATATAAAATTTTATAATTCTAAAAGAATTTCATTAAAAATGGCTGCGCTTATAAAAGCACAGCCAACATATTGA
- a CDS encoding transglycosylase domain-containing protein, translated as MSQSKASNSKNGKEQPKKRNIKRTIIKLFGILMLAFLAMVIIGVLVFAYYAWKAPAFNESALKDQLPTKIYDKNNKLVTTLYMGQKREHVKFDDVPDQMKDAVLATEDNRFYDHGALDYKRLSGAVMKNFTGGFGSQGASTLTQQVVKRSFLTDKKSIERKAQEAYLSYRLEQEYSKDEIFEMYLNKIYYSDGIYGSQTAAKYYFNKKLKDLNLAETAYLAGLPQVPNQYNIYDNPEAAEKRKDTVLYLMERHGRITKKEMKEAQDTPIDKNLVKRTVEERNDSMTDTPDNEYASYINYVKQEITQNKAFKDQSLNDIMTSGLKIYTNMDKDVQKTLQESVDNGTFYKNKDQITGSSIVDTKTGKLVGISGGKDFKDVVDRNQATDVHPTGSSLKPILAYGPAIENMQYATNHKFQDESEYNINGTIFKNYDGQGHGSVTMADALARSYNIPALKSWQETNQNAGEKAVKDFASKVNLNYKDEIGPSEVLGGSQSEFSPTQLASAFATMGNGGTYNEAKSIRKVVTQDDETIKFSSESHKAMEDYTAYMLTEMLKGTFQAYGSAYGYGINGVNVAAKTGTGTYGDQVYSEYQLPENAAKDVWITGYTPQYTMSVWMGFNKVKKYGENSFLGHDEQVKPQILFNEVMSEISNYDGADFEKPDSVTGSGKSLSVAGNEDNNTTSSSSPSTGNRSNQQNNYNFSNNNNNVTTNEPQTNSNSSTTQQNNTQQQSSTNQNVTTEEQTTETPTSEESESDSDSDNSSSTSDAAKQAAKEEKDD; from the coding sequence ATGAGTCAATCAAAAGCTTCTAATAGTAAAAATGGTAAAGAACAACCTAAGAAGAGGAATATCAAAAGGACGATAATTAAGTTGTTCGGTATTCTCATGCTAGCATTCTTAGCAATGGTAATCATAGGTGTTCTCGTATTTGCATATTATGCTTGGAAAGCTCCTGCTTTCAATGAAAGTGCGCTTAAAGACCAATTACCAACTAAAATTTATGACAAAAATAATAAACTTGTCACAACCCTTTATATGGGACAAAAGAGAGAACATGTTAAATTTGACGATGTGCCAGATCAGATGAAAGATGCTGTACTCGCAACTGAAGATAATCGCTTCTATGATCACGGTGCATTAGACTACAAACGTTTATCTGGAGCAGTTATGAAGAACTTTACAGGTGGCTTTGGTTCACAAGGTGCATCTACATTAACACAACAAGTTGTCAAACGTTCATTCTTAACAGATAAGAAATCCATCGAAAGAAAAGCTCAAGAAGCTTACCTTTCATATAGATTAGAACAAGAATATTCTAAAGATGAAATCTTTGAAATGTACTTAAACAAAATCTATTACTCAGATGGTATTTACGGTTCTCAAACAGCAGCTAAATATTACTTCAATAAGAAATTAAAAGATTTAAACTTAGCTGAAACAGCTTACTTAGCAGGTTTACCACAAGTTCCAAACCAATATAACATTTACGATAATCCTGAAGCGGCTGAAAAACGTAAAGACACAGTTCTTTATTTAATGGAAAGACACGGTAGAATCACTAAGAAAGAAATGAAAGAAGCGCAAGATACACCTATCGATAAGAACTTAGTTAAACGTACAGTTGAAGAAAGAAATGACTCTATGACGGATACACCTGACAATGAGTACGCTTCTTATATTAACTACGTTAAACAAGAAATTACTCAGAACAAAGCGTTCAAAGATCAATCATTAAATGATATTATGACGAGCGGTCTTAAAATCTACACAAACATGGATAAAGATGTTCAAAAAACATTACAAGAGTCAGTTGATAACGGTACTTTCTACAAGAATAAAGACCAAATTACTGGTTCATCTATAGTAGATACGAAGACTGGTAAATTAGTTGGTATCAGTGGTGGTAAAGATTTCAAAGATGTAGTTGATAGAAACCAAGCAACAGACGTTCATCCTACAGGTTCATCACTTAAACCGATATTAGCTTATGGTCCAGCAATTGAAAATATGCAATATGCGACAAACCATAAGTTCCAAGATGAAAGCGAGTATAATATCAATGGTACTATCTTTAAGAACTATGATGGTCAAGGTCACGGCTCAGTAACAATGGCTGATGCATTAGCAAGATCTTATAACATTCCAGCATTGAAATCTTGGCAAGAAACAAACCAAAACGCTGGTGAAAAAGCAGTTAAAGACTTTGCTTCTAAAGTGAATTTAAATTATAAAGATGAAATTGGACCTTCAGAAGTACTTGGTGGTTCACAATCAGAATTCTCCCCTACTCAATTAGCATCTGCATTTGCGACTATGGGTAATGGCGGAACATATAATGAAGCAAAATCAATTAGAAAAGTTGTCACTCAAGATGATGAAACAATCAAATTCTCAAGCGAAAGCCATAAAGCTATGGAAGACTACACAGCATACATGTTAACTGAAATGCTGAAAGGTACATTCCAAGCATACGGTTCAGCTTATGGATATGGCATTAACGGTGTGAACGTAGCAGCTAAAACAGGTACTGGTACTTATGGTGATCAAGTATATAGTGAATATCAATTACCTGAAAATGCAGCGAAAGACGTTTGGATTACAGGTTATACACCACAATACACTATGTCAGTTTGGATGGGCTTTAACAAAGTTAAAAAATACGGTGAGAACTCATTCTTAGGACATGATGAACAAGTTAAACCACAAATATTATTCAATGAAGTTATGTCAGAAATCTCTAATTATGATGGTGCAGACTTCGAAAAACCAGATTCAGTAACAGGAAGCGGTAAAAGCTTAAGTGTTGCAGGTAACGAAGACAATAATACAACATCAAGCTCATCACCTAGCACTGGTAATAGAAGTAATCAGCAAAATAACTATAACTTCTCAAACAATAATAATAATGTAACAACAAACGAACCACAGACGAATTCAAATTCATCTACAACACAACAAAACAATACACAACAACAGTCATCTACTAATCAGAACGTAACAACAGAAGAACAAACGACAGAAACACCAACATCTGAAGAATCAGAATCTGATTCAGACTCTGACAATAGTAGTTCAACCTCAGATGCAGCAAAACAAGCTGCCAAAGAAGAGAAAGATGACTAA